The genomic DNA ACAGCTTTTTGAGTTTTTACCTCAAGCTATTCAAGAACAATTGATGCTTGAAAGAGATTCCCATGGAAATGTCCAGGTACGTACTCCACTGATGTTTCAACATTTCACGGTGCATAGAAAACACTCCACTCATTTAACTGCTGTACGTCTCACTTTCTTTACACCCCCTGAAGCATATAAAAATGACATGAACCCCTTGATTTTGTTACTTAAACCCCTTAACtacaattattgttattattattattattattttttttaaagagacaGTGGTTTTGATAATGTAAGAATGGTGGAGcataaattttaacacaaaaggTTGACTGTAGGGAGCATAAATGGTTAATTATAGGGAGCAACTGTCCGTTTCTAATGTTGGAGGGGTGTAAGTGAAATTAGCACAATGGATTCCTGACGGAAGTTTAAAGAAAGGGGTGTTTGTGTAACCTAATGATCTTTTCTATGTGCCTGTGAAATGTTGAAACCTCAGGGGAGGTCTGGTATTTAACTCTATATTGCtctttttgtgtataatttgcGCTGATGATTTTCCAGCTTTTGTTTATCTTGTATCTCTTTCCTCTGGTAGGTTGCTAAGATAGAGACAGAAAAAATGCTGATGGAAATGGTTGACACTGAGTTGGGGAAGAGGAAGAAGGAAGGTGCGTACAAAGGGAAATTTAAAGGGCAGTCCCACTTTTTTGGGTATTTAATATGCTTACCCTATAAGATCCTTTTGAGTCTCTAGCTCTAAAAATTAGTACTGTTATATTGGGGCTCTAGTGTAAGTTGATGAACTGAGCCAATAGAGAGAGTATATGTTAACGACGAGCTTCAGTCTCTACATATTTGACAGTGTTATACACAAAAGAAACTTACTTTAAACTTTGCATTCTTTCCATTAGTTGAAAACCACTGTGTATTTCATATATGCAGATATGAAAGAAGATGTGGTTTGCCAACAAATTTTGATGCTTCCTACCATTATGCACTGGGTTATGCTGCCAGAGCTCTTTTTCATAGCAGGAAAACTGGCTTGATATCATTGGTTGGTACTTTTAACCTCCTCGCTTTAATCTACTGTAGAACCACTCTCGTCCTTCATCCTGTCTTCTCAACTTGCTCTTGATACCCCTTAAGCAGTGTTAGTCTGTATTTAACTGTGACACCTTGCAATTTAATAACCTAGTTAACTGTATGGTATGTGCTTTTGGTGATATATCCAGTTGGAAATTTGAGTGCTCCAGTTGATCAATGGACTGTAGGTGGAACTGCTCTGACCTCCTTAATGGATGTGGAGAAGAGACATGGTATGTGAAACTTTCCCTTTGTCTCCTTAGGAAGCATATATCAAAGAATATGCtatatttataatctctctGAAATATCTTACTTTTCATGTGTTAATAATATCGTATCGTAATCCTGGCGGGACAAAAAGTTtttctgaaaaagaaaatgtttcgGGCTATATTATATGGTGtttctaccttttttttttttttttttcgtactTCATCTTCAGACACTTTTTTTCCTCTGCTCATTGTGTAACTTAATTCACTTTGCAGGTAAGTTCAAGCCTGTGATCAAGAAGGCCATGGTGGAACTTGAAGGTGAGACTTTCACTTGTGTTTATATGGCATTAGCTCCTTCAATCTCCACCGCCGAGTAATGGTTTGCTTctaataaatgatttttcaggtgctccatttaaaaaatttgcatCCTTGCGGGACGAGTGGGCGCTCAAAAATCACTACCTTAGTCCTGGTTGGTCCTGAATTTGATACCTAGTTTCAATCATTTTGCCTCAGTTTATGGCTTTGTTGTTCATACTTAATGCGCTTTTATGGATTTTATTTCCAGGTCCTATCCAATTTTGCGGTCAAACAGCCACTGCCGTTAATCGTACACTGCTCTTGGCGATTGGTGCTAAAGTTTAAGCATGCTATCAAAATTCATCTCAGATGGAAGTTGATTCGCccagagaaaagaaaacaataatggGCCTACTATCGCATTCAAGGCCCGCCAGAGAAAGTGAAGAAGGGAGAGACTGGAAGAAGGAGCCGGAAAATGCGAAacctattatttttaatatattattaattaaataattttttttaaacaaaatattttttattaattttaacagtttatagataagagtttgaattttttatacttatcGAATATCAATTTGGGTTTGTAATAAACCTTTGATGGAAATatatcttttggcctaaaagcaatgaattttttatcaaagaGATTTAACTAtaagaattttctattaaatgagttatactttcattattttccattaaaatATCAACTATGAATTGActttaaacaatattaaatataaatgacaTGACAGTTTTTCGGTTAAAAATGTTAATGTGGTCATTTCGGTATGTTTGATGTGAACAATTTTTGTGCGCTAATGTTGTCATTTGCAACCACAAAGCCTCAAATTATAtccattattcaaattttttcttttctaaaaattaacaaaacatacctaaaacaagaaaaactcAATGAGAACTAATATTCatcttcaacaaaaaaaatacaaggaCAATGGTAAAAAACAATTTccttttatttcaatataacATCATTATAATTAGAGAAATTTAAATGAacaatatagattttttttttttaaaaaaaagaaaccccaaaatttgggtGAGTTTTGtggtttatatgaaaataaattcgGGTAAACggttaatttcaaatttttgtagattacaattatgtgcataactctaaaattattcatgttaatcaagaattatatcatattatattataaattaaaacaaaattttatattattaattttttaaaaattttttagaatgttagtgtttaaaccaaattttgcTTAACTGAATacaagtttgattattttaataaaagataaaaaaaatttatccttttaattgaaaacaaaaggGATAATTATTAGATGGTTTCTATTTATctcaaaatttacattttaaatagacaaaattatttttaaaagaccattaatattttattttgatgctTGACAGCTGGACAGAAATATGAAAacgtaattttctttttggctTTAAAAGGCCTGGCAAGCACCGGAACAAAAATGCTTCTCAgcaaaacatttaaaaacacTAATAAAATGCTGATTACCCTTCTCTCGCAATTAGtgtcaaaaaaacaaaaaagaaaaggcaaaggTGAGCTGAAGGCAATCATGATTAAGTGTCTCATGAGAAGGATGTGGACTGGTTTGAATTGGGAATTTTGCCTTGCCTTTAGCAATTGAGTTGGGTTGGTGAATGGTGACGTTAATGTTTGTGTTGATGGAAGGAAGAAAGATAGGATCTTCTCATCTTTTAGAAAACCCTTCTTATCCGTCCCTTCTTTTTAAGTAACTTGCCAACACCTTTCTGccttttatctcatattttaccAAAGTAGGCTGATGCTTTCCCGACTGCTAACAACATCTCGTTGACTCCGTCGGCAAAGCCCAAAGCTTTTTACGAAAGCCTTCTTTAATTCTGGAATTCTCTACACTTTTTATTGAATAGCAATTTGATTTTGCCTCTCTTATTATGGTTCGGTAAGCGATTTTAAAACTCACTTTTAAAtacaggccaaaagacttgttcccacccaaggtttggtgtaatTATAACTTTCAcctgataatttttaaaaacccaaaattttacctataagttaaattttattaaaatcttcattttattttgatataaaagtgaaattattattttaaaaataatatataaaatttattatattccccccccccccccaaggttttaaatataacaattttactcatgtttaagttttctatttttaaaaaagttatattttcctccCAAAactcaaggttttttttttcacctttctAGTCATCATTTTTTGTACTCGTAACCTTCTCTTTCCACTCTAAACTATCGTTGGTACTGATTGTCACATTTTACCACCTTAAATCATAGTCTAGACGATTCATTTGGATAATGATACGTCTAGACAATTCTTCAAATCCAAACGAATCATCTAAACAACAATTttgaaggggggggggggggaatgtgacAATTAGCACTAATGACAGTTTAGAGTGGAAAAATGAGGTCATCGACACTGGAAATGGTGACTAaagaggtaaagaaaaaaaaccctaggttttgggagagagaaaatatggcttttcaaaattagaaaactttaggtatgagtaaatttgttaatttttaaaacttagaagaatataatatattatatattttttaatattattgttacaataacaattttaccataatatctaattgaaaattttacataattagGCTTATAAGTAaaactttgagtttttaaaagttaacaggtaaaagtttagatttacattaaaccttgggtgggaacgagtcttttggccttaaatataTTCTTTCTTAAACAAGTTTAACTTTAATgacttaacaaaattttttaattttcatatttatacgTGAATGCTTACATAATCTTTAAatctaagttttcaaacttgttAAAGGTTAAGACGtcattgttaaaatttatagatatgacatataaaatagatctttttatttttttaaaatttatggatGATAAAATTACCTTTTTGCCCTCACATCATTAGTTTTTCTAACAGAGATTGATTTAGGGTGAGAAAGTGTTGTTTATATTATCTAAAGTAGAAAAAGGTTTTGAGGCCAAACCTTGGTtgagaaaatgtgatttactACCTATTTATGAGTATCACATTCTTGTGAGATTGTCACACCACAACATTTGGTTGCAAACTCGTTTTAGTATAAATTGTAGCAACTTGATGTTAATTGAgaataattttaccatttcaaaCCTAGTCTACACCAATTTAATGTGAATTTTATGAAAGTAACATCTATCCAAAATACATCTACACCAACTTATAATGgattcaaattcttattttctATAACTACAAAATGTGACATTAATGAGATCTACCTAGACCCATTGAAGAATTTGGGTCATTCAAAATTGTATAAGCTCATTgggttttacttttataataggccgaaagacttattcaaCCCTAAGATGTAGTGAGATCTTAAAATCTTatcctctaacttttaaaaactcaaacactcatttataagcaaatttttagaaagttttttcaattagggttaagggtaaaactgttatttattaaaaaaaaattaaaaaataaaagttctatcatatttttctttttaggtttaaaaatttttgtcacttttcaaatcttaggtagaagaaaattgtgagttttctaaatctagagaaaaaaatgtgataaaattttttttttaattttttttaataattcagatttttaatgaaaattgacTAATgaataagtgtttaagtttttaaaacttagaaaatgGGATTTTgtgatttcactataccttgtaTAGgcacaagtcttttggcctttataatatgaaattatgaCTAGTTGCGGATCAACCTTGAATCACATTACAagaagatataatatatatatatatatatatatataaggattaaatttcaaataaagttataaaatttattcattccGCGTGTGAAATAGAACAAAAGTGTATTTtcctaacaaaaattttcacaattataTGCAGTATTTTAATTAGATTCTAGGTTGGTAGTAGTGTTGGACCCGAACCAGGTTAACTCGGGTTTGTAAGTTAGCTCATTTCGAtttgattcagttcaaattaGTTTCATTCAACTTTGGATCAAATTCAAGTTAGGAGATTTGACGAGATTTGGCTTGCGAGCTTAATAAATGGCTTGATCTAGTTCAGACTTAGTTCatgattcaatttaatattgattCAACAAACTTAAGccgtgatattttttatttaaacaaatttgagttaaatgaTGTTTAGACTGAGCTTGATTTGTATCCACCTCCTAGTTGGCAGGTGTCTACAATTAAACAACTGCCTTAAATTGGAAGTAAGTGCGTGTACAAAACCTGAATAGACTCTTTCCAAACCCACCCCAGTTTACTTCTCTAATTGCTAGTATGTATGtcttaattatgtaattaagttaaataaaatagagaaacaaACCTACTAATTATCATACaatcaaatcaaagtttgaCATTTTGGAGTCCTTTTTAGGTGGATTGTCTCCTTCAATGGAAGCTAATTATTGAAGAAATGTTGTATATTTTAATGGGTAACGTGAGAAATAAACCTATATGGAGCAAGGAAAAGCGACTGATGGCCTGTAATTAGTTATGGGGTCGCTGAAACTTTACCAGCTGCCCCTGCTTTCAACAGCTCCAACCCAACCaccatattttgttaatttttaacatGGTCGGATAATTTGATATGACATAATacgaaaaaaattaagttatgatGAAGtttttcatacaaaatttattttgggttaACTTTATCTGATTCGAAACTAAATTCAATCGTGTCAGAGTTGACACGAAGGTAACCTAAACTAAcctttaaagaaatattattttaataaagtttattataggtaaattaaaaaaatattgaagggTGAGtatcattaatatttgaaatttttacagattatatatagttgaatCTTATCATCAACATTTGAAATGTTAACAGATTGTATATAGTTGTAGTTACTtatattattcttgttttttaattaaatattttattttattatttgataataagaaTGCGATTTGATTAGTAAGATTATTACgtgttttaaagattttggTATCTAATTTTTTAGACATTTGTAAACCAGACAAAcaattatattgtatgttttattaatattaaattgtgATAATTTGATGGAGAAATTAAAACGTTAAAAATACTTTCAAGAGTAAAAACAATAGAGGGctaattttggtcattttaagttaattcgaattttaaaaattggttaacgttaaaatatttttttatgattttaattcgGATTAGGTTTAATTTTCTCCTCCCAATCCACATGCTGTTATGTCACTTTAAACAATCCTTGTCGATGAATTAACCTAAACTGCTCAATCAGGATTGCATGaaacaaataaagtaatactaaaTTAAGAGAATTTTTTCAAATGCTACCATTTTGGTATctagaataataatttaggtTATTGTAATGTCACCTTCAACCTCTGCTAATTTCATATCTCCTTACTTTAAAATCTAACCCTCTTTCTCAATCCCATCAGATTTTCTctggtaaaaagaaaaaaaaaatgaagaacaatAACAGCAACACAAAGCTGATTCTTCTCCACCCTTACATCCAAAAACAAGGAACCTCTAATCGTCTATGGCTGCTTGCTTTTGTATCATTCTTCACCATTGCTTTTCTTCTCACTCTTATTTACACAAGAGAGTCAATTTCTCTTAAGACAACCACCACTGCAACTACCATGGTGGCCAAAAACTCTTTAGTTTCTTCTACTTTTGGCAATACGCCATTGCCCACAACTGTCATCAACACTCTTCTCCATTATGCATCGAGATCAAACAATTCTTTCCGCATGTCGCACGCTGAGCTCAAACCCATCTCTGATGCGCTCCGAAAGTGCTCATCTCCCTGTAACTTTCTCGTTTTTGGCCTCACTCAAGAAACCCTTCTGTGGAAGGCGCTGAATCACAATGGCCGCACAGTTTTCATCGACGAGAACCGCTACTACGCTGCCTACTTTGAAGAGTTGCATCCCGAGATTGATGTTTTCGATGTCCAATACACCACCAAGATAAGTGAAACAAAAGAGCTCATCGCCTCGGTGAAGGAACAAGTGCGAAATGAATGCAGGCCGGTGCAAAATCTGTTGTTCTCAGAGTGCAAACTTGGGCTCAATGATTTGCCTAACCATGTTTATGAGGTTGATTGGGATGTGATATTGATCGACGGGCCAAGAGGAGAAGGGCCGGGAGGGCCCGGAAGGATGTCGCCGATCTTCACGGCCGGAGTCCTTGCGAGGAGCAAGAAGAGTGGGAATCCAAAGACGCATATTTTTGTCCATGATTATTACAGGAAGGTGGAGAGATTGTGTGGTGATGAGTTTTTGTGCAGAGAAAATCTGGTTGAACATTATGAAACACTGGCTCATTTTGTGCTGGAGAAGATGGATGAGAACAGTTTTGAGTTCTGCCGCCATAATAATACTGCATCTTCATCATCTCGAGCTCCATCCTCTTAGGCATCTGGGTTAATTTGAAGCCATTATCGATCAAAAGCAGTGTCCCAGGAGGGCATTGGTATAAAGAGGTAAAATCtggttaattatttatcattcaCGTGAAATTATTAGACATTTTCAGGGCTTTGGTGGTGGggatgtaaaaataatttttgtttttggcaAAATCAACTTGTAATCAATGAATTgacatttgaaattttcaattataatgcaaTTGCTACAGCTTTCGGCACAAATCCATATTAATTGGgtgtgatttattttatttttacctctTAAGTAAATGTTTTTTCACCTCTTTATTATCATTGGGTCCATCCATAACATGTTGTTTCCAACACCTATTATGTAAATCATGAGAATTGAATAATGAGTATGGCTGTTATAGCTCAATTGTCAAATGGAATTGATCTCTCTTGGTAAGGAAATACACCGAATTAATTAGATTCGGATGCAAGAGTATGAAAAGACACAGTATATAAATGAGACATACTTTGTTTAGAAATCTACACCTGTCCCCCGGGTATGCGTTAATGAAGCCAAGGAGCGCATGCCCAATGGTCGCATCAACGAGCTGATCTATTCAAGCTAGACAAAGGAAAATTGTCTTTGGGACATGGACATGCTTTGTTTAGATCGGTTGGGTTTCAGAACCAAGACATGATTAGCTAACCATGTCAGGTAATTGGATTCTCGAATGAAACCAATAAAGAGGATTTTGTCTACTTACTATTTCAAGGCGTTGCAATGCTCAACATCCATGGCTCGTCTTTTTTGTCGGATAGGGTGTATCTTGGAGTTAATGTTGAGCCGATGACACGTAACTTCCAGACTGATCTTTTATCATGTCAACATGAGTCCAGACAACTACAgtcaaaattttcctttaagGATGTGTCCAACTGTTTTGCTAGTTGTTTCTAAGGTCCCTCTATTCTGAGGGTTCAGTAGGCTCTTGTATATCACTTTGGACTTCTTTCAGTTTTCTATCAATCGAGAGGGTGACTCACCTTCTTGGGCCCTAAGATCGATCTTATATTCGATTGAACCAAGGTATGTCGTCATATTCGAGAGTTGCTTCTTTCTTTTTGAGGCTACTTTGATGACTTGTTGTAATATCAATGAAAGTTTAATTGAGATCCCCTGGCTGTGTTGGGCATGGGGAATTTCATGGTCAGGTGATACACAGAAGTAACTACTCTTAAGCTTTTTAATAATTACGGCTGGTCTGTGACAACATTATAAGTTGAAGGGTAATAAACTACTAGGAAGTTTGTCATCTCGATCATCTGGTTTCTTTCTCCCAGAGTGATCGATAGGGTGATCATACCCCAAGGTATTATATAATCACCAGGGAAACCATACAAGGGCGTGGTGTAACACCCCTTGTATGGTTAATTTTTACAGATTGTGTCACCTGATTTAAATGTCAAAACTCTAAGCTTATACACTATTCTTGGACATTAGAGAATttcttttttctgatttttctaTTACCATAGTTGGGGAGGATATGGAAACAATCAGAAAGATTAGACATTAACAAATACAAGATTAActgttaagaaaaaaatatggagAAGTTTCAACATCATATTTGAAAAAGTGGTTGATGTATCTTTAACACGGATGctatgaaaatgatataaaccatgtatttgaatcatatattgtatcatttatcaaaaacttatttttctgtattgtgtatcgtatcataagatacgtcttttaaaaataaaaataaaaaataaaaaatttaaattaacatattatcattttaaaaaatatcacaaacactcttaaaaatttataattttaaaagccTTTAatcttgttatttattttttttcaatgtaaGATGTGGTTACCATAaaaccataaataaatatagaacaaaaaatttagaaaattatattaggatgataatgcttaaaaataatatttagatataattGTAATCAATCAGCACTTTCACAATACAAAGTGAATATTTTTAAGGAGAAACcattaaagttgaaaattaacaaatttttacttcttgttatattttatttgtaaatttcattatattttagaaagaaaaaatatgaaaatactcttattaaagaaaaagaaaaaaaaaatcctctttCACTAAGATAGAGAGAAAGAAGGAAAggatgagagaaagaaagggagGGACTTTGCATTAACTCTAAAGGGGGTCTCTGTTtgctaattattttttgtttgtgtttgggttatgattttcttctcttaattaagattatataCAGAGAGGAGGAGTTTTTATTTCTATACTTAGACAAACGAGATTAGGGTTGAATACAATCCAACATATGTTGATGCCGGAGGCGACGAGTGCCTTCAACCATGTAATAGTGGAATATAGTGAAgttataatgaatttatttaataatatcaatCATTTAACACATGTTTTAATCAGATTCGAGAGTTTTATCAGACGTTagagaagggaaaaaaagaaaagtctaTATGGGTGTGTTGCATTTCCATGAATTAAACTTGGTGGTGTTAATTTGGCCAGACCAGCGCATGACATGGGAAAATATTCCAGTCTACTACTGTAACGTGTTGGATCCAGCCCATAAGCCTTTCAGACCAGACTTTAGGCCTAGACATAAGGCCTGTGAGCCAATCTATACCAAAAGAATGATGTTTTCTcacattttttcctctttttactttgaaaatttaatttatctattcatgagtggttaaaattaattgaatcccttagttatatcatttttcccccttaaactctaaaaactaacaattttcctaacctaaattttca from Mangifera indica cultivar Alphonso chromosome 16, CATAS_Mindica_2.1, whole genome shotgun sequence includes the following:
- the LOC123199583 gene encoding pyrophosphate--fructose 6-phosphate 1-phosphotransferase subunit beta-like encodes the protein FLQVAAKKQILKNVRDYIVDIICKRAELGYNYGVILISEGLNDFIPEVQQLIVELNDVLAREVFDENGQWKKKLTGQSAQLFEFLPQAIQEQLMLERDSHGNVQVAKIETEKMLMEMVDTELGKRKKEGAYKGKFKGQSHFFGYERRCGLPTNFDASYHYALGYAARALFHSRKTGLISLVVGNLSAPVDQWTVGGTALTSLMDVEKRHGKFKPVIKKAMVELEGAPFKKFASLRDEWALKNHYLSPGPIQFCGQTATAVNRTLLLAIGAKV
- the LOC123198719 gene encoding protein IRX15-LIKE-like translates to MKNNNSNTKLILLHPYIQKQGTSNRLWLLAFVSFFTIAFLLTLIYTRESISLKTTTTATTMVAKNSLVSSTFGNTPLPTTVINTLLHYASRSNNSFRMSHAELKPISDALRKCSSPCNFLVFGLTQETLLWKALNHNGRTVFIDENRYYAAYFEELHPEIDVFDVQYTTKISETKELIASVKEQVRNECRPVQNLLFSECKLGLNDLPNHVYEVDWDVILIDGPRGEGPGGPGRMSPIFTAGVLARSKKSGNPKTHIFVHDYYRKVERLCGDEFLCRENLVEHYETLAHFVLEKMDENSFEFCRHNNTASSSSRAPSS